The genomic DNA CATGACCGCCGTCCGCGGCGTCATCCTCATCATCGGCTACTGCCTGGGCCTGGGCCTGCCGTTCCTGCTGGTGGCCATGGGCGCGAACTGGGCGATGACCTCCATCGGCTTCCTGCGGCGTCACTCCCGCACGATCCAGATCCTCGGCGGCGTCGCCATGATCGTCGTGGGCGTGCTGCTGCTGTCGGGCGCCTGGAACTACTTCATCGGCTGGGCCCGCATGCTGACGGTCGATTTCGGCACCACAATCATCTAGCGACGTTCGGAGAACTACCCACGTGAAGACCGTCACCTCCCTGCTCAAGAAATCGTGGCACTGGCTGACCAGCATGCGCACCGCCCTGGCGCTGCTGTTCCTGCTGGCGCTGGCGGCCATCCCGGGGGCGCTGCTGCCGCAGCGCAGTCTCAACGAGACGAACGTCAACGACTATCTCGCCAACAACGGCCGACTGGCGGAGATCTACGACAAGCTCATGCTTTTCGACGTCTTCCAGTCGCCCTGGTTCGTCGCCATCTTCGTCCTGCTGATCATCTCGCTGATCGGCTGCATCATCCCGCGCTCCGTCGACCACTGGAAGGCGTACCGCACCCCGCCGACGAAGGCCCCGAAGTACCTGCACCGCCTGCCCCTGCACATGGAGGGGACCGTCGAGCACTCCTTCGCCGAGGTCCGTGCCACCACCCTGGGCCAGCTCAAGCGCTGGCACGTCAAGGAGACGAGCGCGGCGGAGGACCGCGCGGGCGTCTACTCCATCTCCGCGGAGCGCGGTTACGGCCGTGAGCTGGCGAACCTCATCTTCCACCTGGCCCTGGTGGCGATGATGCTGACCATGGTCGCCGGCCGCATCGTCTACTACGAGGGCCACACGATCGTGGTCACCGAGTCCCAGGCGGAGTCCGCGTTGCCGGTCAACCAGTCGAAGGAGTTCTGCAACACCTCCACGTCGAACTTCGACTCCTTCCGCGCCGGCGCGCTCTTCGATGGCACCGGCCTGACCCCGTTCTGCTTCGTCGCGCACAACTTCTACGCCGACTACCTGGCGAATGGCCAGGCCGAGATGTTCACCTCCGACATCTCCTACGCGCTGGGCGAGGACGTCACGAGCGATCCGGAGACCTGGACGGACTACCAGCTGCAGGTCAACCACCCGCTGCGCATCGCCGGCGACCGCGTCTACCTCCAGGGCCACGGTTTCGCCCCGCAGTTCACCGTCACCTGGCCGGACGGCGAGTCCCGGACCCAGATGCTGCAGTGGCAGCCGACCGACCCGACCTTCTTCCTCTCCTCTGGCGTCATGCGCTTTGATCCGCCGGCCGGCATGTACCCGGACCTCTACGAGCGTCGCCAGAACCAGATCGCCATCCAGGGGTTGTTCGCGCCGACGGCCGAGTGGGCCGGTGACAACGGTGAGCTGC from Corynebacterium guangdongense includes the following:
- a CDS encoding cytochrome c biogenesis protein ResB → MRTALALLFLLALAAIPGALLPQRSLNETNVNDYLANNGRLAEIYDKLMLFDVFQSPWFVAIFVLLIISLIGCIIPRSVDHWKAYRTPPTKAPKYLHRLPLHMEGTVEHSFAEVRATTLGQLKRWHVKETSAAEDRAGVYSISAERGYGRELANLIFHLALVAMMLTMVAGRIVYYEGHTIVVTESQAESALPVNQSKEFCNTSTSNFDSFRAGALFDGTGLTPFCFVAHNFYADYLANGQAEMFTSDISYALGEDVTSDPETWTDYQLQVNHPLRIAGDRVYLQGHGFAPQFTVTWPDGESRTQMLQWQPTDPTFFLSSGVMRFDPPAGMYPDLYERRQNQIAIQGLFAPTAEWAGDNGELLQSGYPAMRDPAVAIDVYRGDAGLDTGRGQSIFELDPSLIHSGQLQRIERVNLEKGESVTLDDGTTVTFDGAAEFANYQISHDPFQNWVLVSTLVMLGSLVGSLVIKRRRIFIRLEQLADGTTRVELGGLARTDRAGWGPEFDRIARGILELPDADEVEEDGLVDDDIINVGVSR